In one window of Deinococcus terrestris DNA:
- the kynA gene encoding tryptophan 2,3-dioxygenase produces MTSSPTPDRPTPDRDAPEQARLDFTRRLSYGDYLHLDTLLSAHQPVTGAHDEHLFITVHHVSELWLSLVVRELRAAMDQLAAGITDAPLKGLTRVVRAQEQLTAAWEVLKTMTPADYLQFRGAFGEASGFQSAGYRMVEVLLGNRNPTLLKPHAHRPDLHGPLEAALHAPSVYDLTLRLLAARGLPLPAEVLERDLTRPHEAHPAVLDAWLTVYRDPERYWDLYELAEKLLDVEDNFRAWRFNHLTTVERTIGFKRGSGGTSGAGYLRRALDVVLFPELWEVRTHL; encoded by the coding sequence ATGACCTCCTCCCCTACCCCTGACCGGCCCACCCCGGACCGGGACGCGCCCGAGCAGGCCCGGCTGGACTTCACCCGCCGCCTGAGCTACGGCGACTACCTGCACCTCGACACGCTGCTGTCGGCGCACCAGCCGGTCACGGGGGCGCACGACGAGCACCTGTTCATTACCGTGCATCACGTCTCGGAGCTGTGGCTCTCTCTGGTGGTGCGTGAATTGCGGGCGGCGATGGACCAGCTCGCGGCGGGGATCACCGACGCGCCCCTCAAGGGCCTCACGCGGGTGGTGCGGGCGCAGGAACAACTCACGGCGGCGTGGGAGGTGCTCAAGACGATGACCCCAGCGGACTACCTTCAGTTTCGCGGGGCCTTCGGGGAGGCGTCGGGCTTTCAGTCAGCGGGCTACCGGATGGTGGAGGTGCTGCTGGGCAACCGCAACCCCACGCTGCTCAAGCCCCATGCCCACCGCCCCGACCTGCACGGCCCGCTGGAGGCAGCGCTGCACGCCCCCAGCGTGTACGACCTGACCCTGCGTCTGTTGGCCGCCCGTGGCCTTCCCCTCCCCGCCGAGGTGCTGGAGCGCGACCTCACCCGCCCGCACGAGGCCCACCCCGCTGTGCTGGACGCGTGGCTGACCGTCTACCGCGACCCCGAGCGGTACTGGGACCTGTACGAGCTGGCCGAGAAACTGCTCGACGTGGAGGACAACTTCCGGGCCTGGCGCTTCAACCACCTCACGACGGTCGAGCGTACCATCGGCTTCAAGCGGGGCAGTGGGGGCACCAGCGGGGCGGGGTATCTGCGCCGGGCGCTGGATGTCGTGCTGTTCCCGGAGCTGTGGGAGGTGCGGACGCACTTGTAG
- a CDS encoding GMC family oxidoreductase — protein MSQPAPLTPSQRRTLRALTDTFVPALRRSPDPHGFYSTPGSATGADQVAAEVLAGLPDAERRDAERLLDVLARAGLRPETPLALREGLLRGLTRLSPQAAQGLAGLRRLLLMLTYAHPGEEGRPNPFWRQFGYAGPTFTGAATERDLPTLTPQDGETLEADVVVVGSGAGGGVIAGELSAAGLRVLVLEAGRQHADAELGRSELWAYQNLYWRGGFTPTADGNVSLIAGRTLGGGTTVNWMNCVRTPPEVRREWALAGLEGVDGPEFDADTNAVMERIGATDQASEYNGTHQRMLEGALRLGYRYRRAYRNVDLARHDPQHAGHIGFGDATGAKQSTLKTYLKDAAARGARLVEGATADRILTEGGRACGVAVTVQTASGPRQVTVRAPQVVVAGGSLETPALLLRSGLGGPAAGKHLHLHPCGALTGTFAGEQDTWWGATQAAIVDEFAGRSGGFGYLIETSQYTTGLFASAAVWQGGTAHKTLMADHARSVTLIHLTRDRGSGEVTLDERGQPRVTYAVTDPLDVENYWHGQGTVARILAAAGAEQIFALADGVRPWTRGQDLEAWIAGLRRLPIGRGGHAVFSAHQMGSARMGQDPQTSVADPRGELHGTPGVWIGDTSAFPTSSGANPMVSVMALARRTARFIAQEAAVAAGRKPEAVTAG, from the coding sequence ATGTCCCAGCCTGCCCCCCTGACCCCTTCCCAGCGCCGGACCCTGCGGGCGCTGACCGATACCTTCGTGCCCGCGCTGCGGCGCTCTCCCGACCCACATGGGTTTTACTCCACCCCCGGCAGCGCGACCGGAGCCGATCAGGTCGCCGCCGAGGTGCTCGCCGGATTGCCGGACGCCGAGCGCCGGGACGCTGAACGCCTGCTGGACGTGCTGGCCCGCGCGGGGCTGCGCCCGGAGACGCCGCTCGCGCTGCGCGAGGGCCTGCTACGGGGCCTGACCCGCCTCAGCCCGCAGGCGGCGCAAGGCCTCGCCGGACTGCGCCGCCTGCTGCTGATGCTGACCTACGCGCACCCCGGCGAGGAGGGTCGTCCCAATCCCTTCTGGCGGCAGTTCGGCTACGCGGGGCCGACCTTCACGGGGGCGGCCACCGAGCGCGACTTGCCCACCCTGACCCCGCAGGACGGCGAGACGCTGGAGGCCGACGTGGTGGTCGTCGGCTCCGGGGCGGGCGGCGGGGTGATCGCGGGTGAACTGTCGGCGGCGGGCCTGCGGGTTCTGGTGCTGGAGGCGGGGCGGCAGCACGCCGACGCCGAACTGGGCCGCTCGGAGCTGTGGGCCTACCAGAACCTCTACTGGCGCGGAGGTTTCACGCCGACTGCCGACGGCAACGTCTCGCTGATCGCGGGGCGCACCCTGGGCGGCGGCACGACCGTCAACTGGATGAACTGCGTCCGCACCCCGCCCGAGGTCCGGCGCGAGTGGGCGCTCGCCGGGCTGGAAGGGGTGGACGGCCCCGAGTTCGACGCCGATACCAACGCGGTGATGGAGCGTATCGGCGCGACCGATCAGGCCAGCGAGTACAACGGCACCCACCAACGAATGCTGGAGGGAGCGCTGCGGCTGGGCTACCGCTACCGCCGGGCGTACCGCAACGTGGACCTCGCCCGGCACGATCCCCAGCACGCCGGGCACATCGGCTTCGGGGACGCGACGGGCGCCAAGCAGAGCACCCTCAAGACCTACCTCAAGGACGCGGCGGCGCGGGGTGCCCGCCTCGTGGAGGGCGCGACCGCCGACCGCATCCTGACCGAGGGGGGGCGGGCGTGCGGGGTTGCAGTGACCGTCCAGACCGCAAGTGGCCCCCGGCAGGTCACCGTGCGGGCGCCGCAGGTCGTCGTGGCGGGAGGCTCGCTGGAAACGCCTGCCTTGCTGCTGCGCTCGGGGTTAGGTGGACCAGCGGCCGGGAAGCACCTGCACCTCCACCCCTGCGGAGCACTGACGGGCACCTTTGCGGGCGAGCAGGACACCTGGTGGGGCGCGACCCAGGCCGCCATCGTGGACGAGTTCGCGGGTCGCAGCGGGGGCTTCGGCTACCTGATCGAGACCAGCCAGTACACCACCGGCCTGTTCGCGTCGGCGGCGGTGTGGCAGGGCGGGACGGCCCACAAGACCCTGATGGCCGACCACGCCCGCAGCGTGACCCTGATTCACCTCACCCGCGACCGGGGCAGCGGCGAGGTCACCCTGGACGAACGCGGCCAGCCCCGCGTGACCTACGCGGTGACCGATCCCCTCGACGTGGAGAACTACTGGCACGGCCAGGGCACGGTCGCCCGGATTCTGGCGGCAGCCGGGGCTGAGCAGATCTTCGCGCTGGCCGACGGGGTGCGGCCCTGGACACGTGGGCAGGACCTCGAAGCCTGGATCGCCGGGCTGCGCCGACTTCCCATCGGGCGCGGCGGGCACGCGGTCTTCAGTGCCCACCAGATGGGCAGCGCCCGGATGGGTCAGGACCCGCAGACCAGCGTGGCCGACCCACGCGGCGAGCTGCACGGCACCCCCGGCGTGTGGATCGGGGACACCAGCGCCTTTCCGACCTCCTCGGGCGCCAACCCGATGGTCAGCGTGATGGCGCTGGCCCGGCGCACGGCCCGCTTTATCGCGCAGGAGGCGGCAGTGGCGGCGGGGCGGAAGCCAGAGGCAGTGACGGCAGGCTAG
- a CDS encoding VOC family protein produces the protein MSSPILDLAGVTLEVNHLPRGVRFYTQVLGLPLLEHDEDRGVAHFRVNDAQTLTLWKPVTRQPNDPRLAPLHARGASHLHYAWQIQPHELDRCKALLDEHGLPWQEIDLGTPERPDPTVYFFDPFGHGLELRGVDLADERQPVYPPTPEDGERGPHALPVLGLREVALAFGDYPAMKERLPRAYGFALAKEQPDRDFAQFTLGPEPEPDGNGTPRRWLYAWDPQVGLADMFGGDHVYAQFYARVEEVRGRVRAAGLPHVEESGVLAVRDPEGHVFEFRPPR, from the coding sequence ATGTCCTCGCCCATCCTCGACCTCGCGGGCGTGACGCTGGAGGTCAATCACCTGCCGCGCGGGGTGCGCTTCTATACCCAGGTGCTCGGCCTGCCCCTGCTGGAGCATGACGAGGACCGGGGCGTGGCCCACTTCCGGGTGAACGACGCGCAAACCCTGACCCTCTGGAAACCGGTCACCCGGCAGCCGAATGACCCCCGGCTCGCGCCCCTGCACGCGCGGGGGGCCTCGCATCTGCACTACGCCTGGCAGATTCAGCCGCACGAGCTGGACCGCTGCAAGGCCCTCCTGGACGAGCACGGCCTGCCCTGGCAGGAGATCGACCTGGGCACCCCGGAGCGGCCCGACCCCACCGTGTACTTCTTCGATCCCTTCGGGCACGGGCTGGAGCTGCGCGGAGTGGACCTCGCCGACGAGCGGCAACCGGTCTACCCCCCCACGCCGGAGGACGGCGAACGCGGCCCCCACGCCCTGCCCGTCCTGGGCCTGCGCGAGGTGGCGCTCGCCTTCGGGGACTACCCGGCGATGAAGGAGCGGCTGCCCCGCGCCTACGGCTTCGCCCTCGCCAAGGAGCAACCGGACCGCGACTTCGCGCAGTTCACCCTGGGGCCGGAGCCTGAGCCCGACGGGAACGGCACTCCGCGCCGCTGGCTGTACGCCTGGGACCCGCAGGTGGGGCTGGCGGACATGTTCGGCGGCGACCACGTGTATGCCCAGTTCTACGCGCGGGTGGAGGAGGTCCGAGGCCGGGTGCGGGCCGCCGGGCTGCCCCATGTGGAGGAGAGCGGCGTCCTCGCTGTGCGTGACCCGGAAGGCCACGTGTTCGAGTTCCGGCCGCCGCGCTGA